The Plasmodium relictum strain SGS1 genome assembly, chromosome: 9 genome window below encodes:
- the TKL2 gene encoding tyrosine kinase-like protein, putative — translation MSKQYYPLKEQNIEKGAIDVFKQKIEKKKQEYLRFSLSKNYQNKKEENVKREENNSNNDKKLIYIETFDTHDKYILNMYDEENKSCEEETNKKEKNEVARKKSECKLKSKNEENIYIPLKILSNRYNYSDLVEATNNFSEENRVAKGGNGTVYKGILKSCINVAIKVLKKNENNGFENEIIIMSRYRHKNILSLLGYSMNKNYFYLIYEYANLGDLRTLLFNHYYFYNSKNKENLENSCSNLRFDDNFIPKNQCYGYSNSCFSKYKANNFLSSHFFKNFGSQSDTFENRQPLFLSFSVRINILVQIINVLCYLHTSSPIVYHRDLKSANILIDEKFNAKLGDFGLSFVYVNNNNIFNLTGGTPGYADPYYISTHEINEQTEIYSFGALILEMLVSKSPAIHVGKNYNCIYNTNEKCPIYCHKQKSEIDENVFDYLVNHINMNDYKSIYSVLDYSVNFPDFLVEKLTKLSFLCLNPNIKSRPSSKLVNLILLEIQKESDLFIKKQKEMYKRKINNINMYYEEYEKDKYNNNISNNYRINEEEKIYITDRKCNKNENHDLKNEKIKNNEYYKKIKNYNVYINHIREINSNTLNRFFYKFIHLLFRNDKFRNLYKGAYENLFSEYSQKNSDDNVDNTHLNKVLTNKYLSFKYNTISNVSNIKGFFFEKSHRDSFNKIFFFNPFSFNLMNCYFFIYIYNYLRNNLYDSKNISVIKDRDKHCHFKSYSSLYYSDKINHYKQINCEIKEKYSNYRGSNGNKRKDIKKEYNIRFNDNDNINKYNNFLSGEKNIEKNIFTQEQRYSFMEKSINNDIYYHDMSNKNNMSNRYYNCTSINNSDSLKNRLNISNDNHKNNVIFMNKSYVNNKYNNLDYINNDSSNTYNEYIDSIQINNQSSTNYENINNYKDSQNKAKNQNFYDISNKSINEEEKKNNAYSSCEPFNDSYNLYQSKNEKKLYNNFCSNKWPLKRNCRNNTPKMIFNIKKENNMELKENCINNKKKIMRINISIDEEKKSNDCEKYKCNLKKEDSNSKNNNDKVCKSSLKNYNTLKKENNNTIVEKDSFIPIRDIKENNIIYISNFINFINFDKNRNVNNSNVFSWFNKNIFEMIIDENKVVSDVTFLDILYEFNILNFKENNEKNCHSKNKYFLRGEWNDYDKVENKFTSVNAQSNFFFEIAVYHDDKKNIHNIFLLKSNQLKYFACDQNKSTTKKIWISDYVGRRNEFVEKILKKTISNILYECISRKHCLFLLEVQMKTLNKPSCYDHKIKGDFLYYYFEYNVKVLCNSENCIFSNNYVLYKNNTYSYSLPNNILSLLVFSEDKIIKDVCQNKNSSTATHRIHFPLYPFFVNINFYNEK, via the exons aTGAGCAAACAATATTATCCTTTAAAAGAacaaaatattgaaaaaggTGCGATTGATgtatttaaacaaaaaatagaaaaaaaaaaacaagaaTATCTAAGATTCAGTCTATCAAAGaattatcaaaataaaaaagaagaaaatgtaaagagagaagaaaataatagcaataatgataaaaaattgatatatatagaaaCCTTTGATACAcatgataaatatattttaaatatgtatGATGAAGAAAACAAAAGTTGTGAAGAAGAAAcgaataaaaaagaaaagaatgaAGTAGCTCGGAAAAAGAGCGAATGcaaattaaaaagtaaaaatgaggaaaacatatatattcctttaaaaatattatcaaaTAGATATAATTACAGTGACTTAGTTGAAGcaacaaataatttttctgaAGAAAATAGAGTTGCCAAAGGTGGGAATGGAACTGTTTATAAAGGAATATTAAAAAGCTGTATTAATGTAGCaataaaagttttaaaaaaaaatgaaaacaatggttttgaaaatgaaattataattatgagTAGATATagacataaaaatattttatctttattaggTTActcaatgaataaaaattacttttatttaatttatgaaTATGCTAATTTAGGGGATTTAAGAACTCTTTTATttaatcattattatttttataattccaAAAATAAAGAGAATTTAGAAAATAGTTGTTCAAACTTAAGATTTGACGATAATTTTATTCCTAAAAATCAATGTTATGGTTATTCAAATAGTTGTTTTTCCAAATATAAagcaaataattttttaagttcccatttttttaaaaattttggtTCTCAAAGTGATACATTTGAAAATCGTCAACCTCTGTTTTTATCCTTTAGTGTtagaataaatattttggttcaaataataaatgttttATGTTATTTACATACATCTTCTCCTATAGTATATCATAGAGATTTAAAATCcgcaaatattttaatagatGAAAAGTTTAATGCTAAGCTGGGAGATTTTGGTCTATCATTTgtttatgtaaataataataatatatttaatttgactGGAG GAACCCCTGGATATGCAGATCCGTATTATATATCTACCCATGAAATAAATGAACAGACAGAAATATATTCTTTCGGAGCATTAATATTAGAAATGCTAGTTTCAAAGTCTCCTGCTATTCATGTGGGAAAGAACTACAATTGTATTTACAATACAAATGAGAAATGCCCCATATATTGTCATAAACAAAAAAGTGAAATTGATGAAAATGTATTCGATTATTTAGTTAatcatataaatatgaaCGATTATAAATCCATTTATTCTGTTTTAGATTATAGTGTTAATTTTCCTGATTTTTTAGTTGAGAAATTAACAAAACtatcttttttatgtttaaatCCTAATATTAAAAGTAGGCCATCATCTAAATTggtaaatttaattttattagaaaTACAAAAAGAGAGTGATTTGTTCATAAAGAAACAAAAGGAAATGtataaaaggaaaattaacaatataaatatgtattatgaagaatatgaaaaagataaatataacaataatatatCTAATAATTATAGAATTAATGAAgaggaaaaaatatatattacagatagaaaatgtaataaaaatgaaaatcatgatttaaaaaatgaaaaaattaaaaataatgaatattacaaaaagataaaaaattataatgttTATATCAATCACATAAGAGAAATAAATTCTAATACTTTAAACcgatttttttataaatttattcatcttttatttagaaatgataaatttcgtaatttatataaaggTGCTTATGAAAATCTATTTTCTGAATATTCTCAGAAAAATAGTGATGACAATGTAGATAATACACATCTTAATAAAGTGCTTACAAATAAATACTTAAGTTTTAAATACAACACAATTAGTAATGTGAGTAATATAAAAGgctttttttttgagaagTCACATAGagattcttttaataaaatttttttttttaatccattttcttttaatttgatgaattgctatttttttatatatatttataattatttgagGAATAACTTATAtgattcaaaaaatatatctgtTATAAAAGATCGTGACAAACATTGTCATTTCAAAAGTTATAGTAGTTTATATTATtctgataaaataaatcactataaacaaataaattgtGAAATTAAGGAAAAATATAGTAACTACAGAGGAAGTAATggtaataaaagaaaagatattaaaaaagaatataatataaggtttaatgataatgataatattaataaatataataattttttaagtggagagaaaaatattgaaaaaaatatttttacccAAGAACAAAGATATAGTTTTATGGaaaaaagtattaataatgatatttaTTATCATGATATGagcaataaaaataatatgtcTAATAGATACTATAATTGCACTTCTATTAATAACAGtgattcattaaaaaatcgTCTTAATATAAGTAATGataatcataaaaataatgttatATTTATGAACAAAAGTTATgtgaataataaatataataatttagattacataaataatgataGCAGTAATACgtataatgaatatattgATAGTATTCAAATTAATAACCAAAGTAGCacaaattatgaaaatataaataattataaagataGTCAAAATAAAGCGAAAAATCAAAATTTCTACGATATAAGTAATAAAAGCattaatgaagaagaaaagaaaaataatgcaTATTCAAGCTGTGAACCTTTTAATgattcatataatttatatcaatcgaaaaatgaaaaaaaattatataataatttttgctCTAATAAGTGGcctttaaaaagaaattgtaGAAATAATACACCCAAAatgatttttaatattaaaaaagagaataatatggagttaaaagaaaattgcataaataataaaaagaaaattatgagaataaatatttcaattgatgaagaaaaaaaatcaaatgattgtgaaaaatataaatgtaacttaaaaaaagaagacagtaattctaaaaataataatgataaagtTTGTAAGTCTTcattgaaaaattataatacccttaaaaaagaaaataataatacaataGTAGAAAAAGATTCTTTTATTCCTATTAGAGatataaaggaaaataatataatatatatttctaattttataaattttattaactttGATAAAAATAGGAATGTGAATAATTCTAATGTTTTTTCAtggtttaataaaaatatatttgaaatgATAATAGATGAAAATAAGGTTGTTTCTGATGTTACTTTCTTAGATATCTTGTatgaatttaatattttaaatttcaaagaaaataatgaaaaaaattgccatagtaaaaataaatattttttaagagGAGAGTGGAATGATTATGATAAGGTTGAAAATAAGTTTACTTCGGTTAATGCacaaagtaattttttttttgaaatagcAGTATACcatgatgataaaaaaaatattcacaatatttttttattaaaatcaaatcaattaaaatattttgcaTGTGACCAAAACAAAAGTACAACCAAAAAGATATGGATTTCTGATTATGTAGGTAGGAGAAATGAGTTTgttgaaaaaattttaaaaaaaacaatttccaatattttatatgaatGTATAAGTAGAAAACactgtttatttttattagaagtACAAATGAAAACTTTAAATAAACCGTCATGTTATgatcataaaataaaaggagactttttatattattattttgaatatAATGTAAAAGTTTTATGTAATAGTgaaaattgtattttttctaataattatgtattatataaaaataatacatattcTTATAGTTTAccaaataatattttatcattactTGTGTTTTCTGaggataaaattattaaagatGTTtgtcaaaataaaaattcatcaACAGCAACACACAGGATTCATTTTCCTCTTTATCCgttttttgttaatataaatttctataatgaaaaataa
- the EXP1 gene encoding circumsporozoite-related antigen, putative — translation MNLSSIIFLTFFFILFNKSIEGKVTSVENNKTIPKKKSKQKLDIDVSEILSDMIKKDEELVKVSKSRSKYKVITGALASTLAILAAAVASGVGLVLYNTSHNRHPFKIGRSKNLKRQLISLFKRAFDGRG, via the exons atgaatctCTCatcaattatttttcttactttcttttttatccTTTTCAATAAATCCATAGAAGGAAAAGTTACAAGtgtagaaaataataaaactatCCCTAAAAAAAAGTCTA aaCAAAAACTTGATATTGATGTATCAGAAATTCTATCTGATATGattaaaaaagatgaagaaCTTGTTAAAGTTTCAAAAAGCAGATCCAAATACAAAGTGATTACAGGAGCTCTTGCTTCAACTTTAGCTATATTAGCAGCAGCTGTTGCTAGTGGTGTTGGATTAGTATTATATAACACTTCCCACAATAGACACCCATTCAAAATTGGACGCTCTAAAAAT TTGAAGAGACAACTCATAAGCTTATTTAAACGAGCTTTTGATGGGAGGGGTTAG
- the GCN20 gene encoding ABC transporter F family member 2, putative, whose product MKNLLENLFELLEFDEETESYLRERIIDEKKKILENGVDYFYDLVCSFSEKKIKKSKITEIFNKHLKSSNVIADKNKNINYEKLSKSFNLKEYWKNNNIIGYNDPFLGIHEKQINYNTNVPLSESIKINKEKEKQKQKQLNLFKEWIKNKIKIPSPIRVHNLLHYNDSNKNKTKIEKMYDIKIDNFNLSIGQRNLLNDTTLKINVMNKYGLIGKNGIGKSTLLAKLARYEIEEIKKDISIACIEQDLFLEDVTVLESVLMVDKLRYDLLKELEYLESIKNKRKDNMENLCDEIKEEKKKNDIKKINNTKEGNSENIDEQILAIYEKLNSISYLETEKEASKILCGLGFDSNLQKKKVNSLSGGMKMRLCLSRILFSNNDIILLDEPTNHLDIYTIQFLIDYIKKLNKTCIIVSHDRDFLNEVCTDIIHFHNKKLTYYSGNYDQFEKTRIEHLLQQQREFDSIEMKKKHVQKFIDRFRCNSKRASLVQSRIKLLNKLPVINLEKEETPFSFSFLEPFYISNVLIRLKNVSFKNSMFKNIQIKKNTNIIIGDSFNENNIKMNSESPNITKDEELVSTNINNDYQFKHEFLFKNASFEVDMDSRIAICGVNGSGKTTLIKIILNLIDVFEGELHVSNKANIGYYSQYHVDSLNPIFNSIQQLQYNYSSKNIKEEEAIKYFNKFNIPTNILYEPIYVLSGGQKSKLALAILAYKNPNILILDEPSNHLDIESVQALIVALNLYKGGIIIISHDTYLIKHVADEIYHINNFTKELIKINYDFDKYTKLILENKI is encoded by the coding sequence aTGAAAAATcttttagaaaatttatttgaGCTCCTCGAATTTGATGAGGAAACTGAAAGTTATTTAAGAGAAAGAATaattgatgaaaaaaaaaaaatattggaAAATGGTGtagattatttttatgatttagTTTGCTCAttttctgaaaaaaaaataaaaaaaagtaaaataacaGAAATTTTTAACAAACACTTAAAAAGTAGCAATGTAATAGCtgataaaaacaaaaatattaattacgaaaaattatcaaaatcCTTTAACCTAAAAGAATACtggaaaaataataatatcatAGGTTATAATGATCCCTTTTTAGGAATACatgaaaaacaaattaattaCAATACAAATGTCCCCTTAAGCgaaagtataaaaataaataaggaaaaagaaaaacaaaagcaaaaacaattaaatttatttaaggaatggattaaaaacaaaattaaaattccATCACCTATAAGAGTACACAATTTGCTACATTATAATGATTCTAATAAgaacaaaacaaaaattgaaaaaatgtATGATATTAAAATTGATAACTTTAATTTAAGTATTGGTCAAAGGAACTTACTAAATGATActactttaaaaataaatgttatGAACAAATATGGACTTATAGGAAAAAATGGAATTGGTAAAAGTACATTATTGGCAAAGTTAGCTAGGTATGAaattgaagaaataaaaaaagacatTAGCATAGCCTGTATTGAACAAGATTTATTTCTTGAAGATGTTACTGTTCTGGAATCTGTACTGATGGTTGACAAACTAAGATATGATCTATTAAAAGAACTAGAATATCTTgaatcaataaaaaataaaagaaaagataaCATGGAAAATTTATGTGATGAaattaaagaagaaaaaaaaaaaaatgatataaagaaaattaataatacaaaagAGGGAAACAGCGAAAATATAGATGAACAAATATTAgctatttatgaaaaattaaatagtaTTTCCTACTTAGAAACAGAAAAAGAGGCAAGCAAAATTTTATGTGGACTAGGTTTTGATTCTAATTtgcagaaaaaaaaagtaaactCTTTAAGTGGAGGTATGAAAATGAGGCTATGCTTAAGTCGTATTTTATTTAGTAACAatgatataatattattagatGAACCAACTAACCATCTAGATATATACACAATACAGTTTTTGATagattacataaaaaaattaaataagacATGTATTATTGTTTCCCATGATAgagattttttaaatgaagttTGCACAGATATCATTCActttcataataaaaaattgactTATTACTCAGGAAATTATGATCAATTTGAAAAAACTAGAATAGAGCATTTATTACAACAACAAAGAGAATTTGATTCAATtgaaatgaagaaaaaacatGTACAAAAATTTATTGATAGATTCAGATGCAATTCAAAAAGAGCATCACTTGTTCAAAGTAGAATAAAGCTCTTAAATAAATTACCTGTGATAAATTTGGAGAAAGAAGAAACTCCATTTAGCTTCTCATTTTTAGAACCATTTTATATATCCAATGTTCTAATTAGATTAAAAAATGTgtcatttaaaaattcaatgtttaaaaatatacaaataaaaaaaaacacaaatattataatagGGGATagttttaatgaaaataatataaaaatgaattcaGAGTCACCTAATATCACTAAAGATGAAGAACTTGTTTCaactaatattaataatgattACCAATTTAAacatgagtttttatttaaaaatgcaTCTTTTGAAGTAGACATGGACTCTAGAATTGCAATTTGTGGTGTTAATGGAAGTGGTAAAACAACATtaatcaaaattattttgaatttAATAGATGTTTTTGAAGGAGAATTACATGTTAGCAATAAAGCAAATATAGGATATTATTCCCAATACCATGTTGATAGTTTAAATccaatttttaattcaataCAACAATTACAGTATAATTATTCCagcaaaaatataaaagaagagGAAGCcatcaaatattttaataaatttaatatacctacaaatattttatatgaacCCATATATGTTTTATCAGGAGGTCAAAAGAGTAAATTGGCATTAGCTATTTTAGCCTATAAAAATCCCAACATACTAATTTTAGATGAACCATCAAATCATCTCGATATTGAATCAGTTCAAGCCTTAATTGTAGCATTAAACTTGTATAAAGGaggaattattattattagtcACGACACCTATCTAATAAAACATGTGGCTGATGAAATATATcacataaataattttacgAAAGAATTGATTAAGATAAACTATGATTTTGATAAATATACGAAATTAATACTTGAAAATAAGATATAA